In Juglans regia cultivar Chandler chromosome 13, Walnut 2.0, whole genome shotgun sequence, the following proteins share a genomic window:
- the LOC108988934 gene encoding ABSCISIC ACID-INSENSITIVE 5-like protein 7 — protein MGSYMNFKNFSDAPPASGSNGKPQGNYPLARQPSVYSLTFDEFQNTLGGFGKDFGSMNMDELLKNIWTAEETQAVTSSAGAREGNVPGGNLQRQGSLTLPRTLSQKTVDEVWRDLLIRESSCGGVPDGNGNGGSSVPQRQQTLGEMTLEEFLLRAGVVREDTQSIGRPNNSGFYGELSGTNDNTGLSFCFQQPVQSNGVLGNQIIENNNPVSNQPSNLAMNIGGLRASQQQIQQQQPLFPKPATVAFASPIHLVNNAQLASPQSRGTMVGVAEPSVNTALVQGGGIGVVGLGRGAVTSMAGSPASQISSDVISKSSVDTSSLSPVPYLYNRGRKCGGALEKVVERRQRRMIKNRESAARSRARKQAYTLELEAEVAKLKEMNQELQKKQAEIMELQKNQIIEKMNRQWGSKRRCLRRTLTGPW, from the exons ATGGGGTCTTATATGAACTTCAAGAACTTCAGTGATGCACCGCCTGCGAGTGGTAGTAATGGGAAGCCGCAGGGAAATTACCCGTTGGCCCGGCAGCCTTCAGTATACTCCTTGACCTTTGATGAGTTCCAGAATACCTTGGGTGGTTTTGGAAAGGATTTTGGATCCATGAACATGGATgaacttttgaaaaatatatggactGCTGAGGAGACTCAAGCCGTGACATCTTCAGCTGGTGCCAGAGAAGGAAATGTCCCGGGTGGCAATTTGCAGAGGCAAGGATCTTTGACATTGCCACGGACACTTAGTCAGAAAACTGTGGATGAAGTTTGGAGAGACTTGCTGATTAGGGAAAGCAGCTGCGGTGGTGTTCCAGATGGGAATGGAAATGGGGGATCAAGTGTGCCGCAGAGGCAACAAACTCTGGGAGAGATGACATTAGAAGAGTTTTTGCTGAGAGCTGGCGTGGTGAGAGAAGATACTCAATCGATTGGAAGGCCTAATAATAGTGGGTTCTACGGTGAACTATCAGGAACAAATGATAACACGGGTTTATCCTTTTGCTTTCAACAGCCAGTTCAAAGTAATGGGGTTTTGGGTAATCAGATAATAGAGAACAATAATCCAGTTTCTAATCAGCCTTCTAATTTAGCAATGAATATAGGCGGGCTAAGGGCTTCTCAGCAACAAATTCAGCAGCAGCAGCCACTCTTCCCCAAGCCTGCAACTGTGGCTTTTGCCTCTCCCATACATCTTGTAAACAATGCTCAGCTTGCTAGCCCTCAAAGTAGGGGTACAATGGTTGGAGTTGCAGAGCCTTCTGTGAATACTGCTTTGGTTCAGGGTGGAGGAATTGGCGTGGTTGGTTTGGGTCGTGGGGCTGTCACTAGTATGGCTGGGTCCCCTGCAAGTCAGATATCATCAGATGTGATTTCAAAGAGTAGCGTCGATACCTCGTCATTGTCACCAGTTCCATACCTATATAACCGGGGAAGGAAATGCGGTGGGGCTTTGGAGAAAGTGGTCGAGAGAAGGCAAAGGAGAATGATCAAGAACAGAGAGTCAGCTGCAAGATCACGGGCTCGTAAGCAG GCATATACCTTGGAACTGGAAGCAGAAGTTGCAAAACTCAAAGAAATGAACCAAGAGTTGCAGAAAAAacag GCAGAAATTATGGAGCTGCAGAAAAACCAG ATAATAGAGAAGATGAATCGGCAGTGGGGAAGTAAAAGAAGATGCCTGAGAAGGACACTGACTGGCCCTTGGTAG